A stretch of Salvelinus alpinus chromosome 4, SLU_Salpinus.1, whole genome shotgun sequence DNA encodes these proteins:
- the zdhhc15b gene encoding palmitoyltransferase ZDHHC15B produces MALSRGLRCCARVFSWIPVLIITSVVLWSYYAYVFELCLFTISNTLEKVAYLLVFHVCFVMFSWTYWKAIFTPPASPCKKFQLSYSDKERYEREERPDAQKQILVDIAKSLPIFTRATSGAIRFCDRCQVLKPDRSHHCSVCETCVLKMDHHCPWVNNCVGFSNYKFFLLFLSYSMVYCVFISASVFRYFINFWVGDLPNGPAKFHVLFLMFVALMFFVSLMFLLGYHCWLVVQNRSTLEAFSAPVFTTGPDRNGFNVGFRKNLQQVFGNNKRLWFLPICTSQGDGHFFPLKSLSESSTSLLANEEKWDEEEESEDDNIGGDRDPSVTVEMDEEEQDHVMDFINGAVGVVP; encoded by the exons ATGGCTCTTTCCCGAGGTCTGAGATGCTGTGCCCGGGTGTTTTCCTGGATACCTGTCCTCATAATCACCTCCGTGGTGCTGTGGTCCTACTACGCCTATGTGTTTGAGTTATGTTTAT TCACTATCAGCAACACATTGGAGAAGG TGGCCTACCTACTGGTGTTCCATGTGTGTTTTGTGATGTTCTCCTGGACTTATTGGAAGGCCATCTTCACTCCTCCTGCCTCACCCTGCAAGAAG TTCCAGCTGTCGTACTCCGATAAGGAGCGttatgagagggaggagaggcctGATGCTCAGAAACAGATCCTGGTGGACATCGCTAAGAGTCTCCCCATCTTCACTCGAGCTACGTCTGGAG CGATCAGGTTCTGTGACCGGTGCCAGGTGCTGAAGCCTGACCGTAGTCACCATTGCTCTGTCTGTGAAAC GTGTGTCCTGAAGATGGACCATCACTGTCCATG ggtgaaTAACTGTGTGGGGTTCTCCAACTACAagttcttcctcctcttcctgtcctacTCCATGGTCTACTGTGTGTTCATCTCTGCCTCAGTCTTCAGATACTTCATCAACTTCTGGGTG GGGGACCTGCCAAACGGACCCGCTAAGTTCCACGTTCTCTTCCTGATGTTCGTGGCGTTGATGTTCTTTGTCAGTCTCATGTTCCTGTTGGGTTACCACTGCTGGCTGGTGGTCCAGAACCGGTCCACACTAG agGCGTTCTCTGCTCCAGTCTTCACTACAGGACCAGACCGTAATGGTTTCAATGTGGGGTTCAGGAAGAACCTGCAGCAGGTGTTTGGAAACAACAAGAGACTCTGGTTCCTGCCTATCTGCACCAG CCAAGGAGACGGCCACTTCTTCCCCCTGAAGAGCCTGAGTGAGTCCTCAACCTCTCTATTAGCCAATGAGGAGAAatgggatgaggaagaggagtcaGAGGACGACAACATAG GTGGTGACAGGGATCCCTCTGTTACCGTAGAGATGGACGAAGAGGAGCAGGATCACGTTATGGACTTTATAAACGGTGCAGTGGGAGTCGTACCCTGA